AGAAAAATTAGAAGATCCAGTAAAAGCAGCACTATTATTAATATCTAGAATATTACAGTTTGACAAGAATTCACTAATATCAGCATACAAAACAGATTTTACTGATGGACTAGATTTACTTAAAAAAATTGCAATTAAGAGAGGATGGTTCTATAAAAAAGATAAAGAACCAATAATAGAAGAAGCTGCTAGACAATTAATAAGAGATTATCACGAAGGAAAGATAACTTATTTTACCCTTCCACCTTTAGACAATAATAATGAAAATAAAGTTAGTAATATTTGACGCAGACAAAACTTTATGGGATCACTATAATATTTCTGAATTTCAAGATCCTATAAAGATAATAAATGAAAATGAAATTGAAGATTATAAAGGAAGAAAACTTAAAGTATTTCCAGAAGTTAGAAATACTTTACATGAACTTAAAGATAAAGGAATAATTTTAGGCTTAGCAACATGGAATTTTCCAGATAAAACTGAAAAAATACTCAAAATATTAAACCTTTATAACTATTTTGATATCATAATTTCAAGAGACTTCCCGTATAAGTTTATAATGATATCAGAAATATACAATGAATTAAGAAAAAAAGGAATTAAAGTAAAACCAGAAGAGATTATGTTTATAGATGATAGAAGAAGCCACTTCGGTAATGTATGGCTATATCTTGGGAATATAAACTGCATAGAAATGTGGAAAGATATAAAAAATCATAAAGAAATACTTTTCCTTATAGAATGAAATGTTTTTAATTTTAGACAACTTTAACTTTTTAAACAATTAAAAAGTTTCAGTTTGTAAATGTATATATTAACAATAATGCTTAAAAACACTCTCTACTATTTGGTTAGTCGGGAAAAAAGATGATAGGTGACTGTACCCTCCAAATCGACTAAGTTACCTAAATTCTACGCAAATCAAGTTAATGAGAAAAATAGTTTATACAATAAAAATTTTGGTGATAAAAAATGCCAAATGGAGCTAGAATTATAGTAGAAGCTTTAAAAAGAGAAGGAGTAAAAACAATCTTCGGAATACCAGGATTATATAACATGCCATTTTATGATGAACTATATTACGAAATAGAAAATCAAGAAATAAGACACGTATTAATGAGACATGAACAGGCAGCAGCACATGCAGCTGATGGTTTCGCAAGAGTTACTGGATTTCCTGGAGTAGTAACTGCTACATCTGGACCTGGAGCAACAAACTTAGTTACTGGATTCATAACTGCTTATTGGGATAGTTCTCCAATAGTAGCAATAACAGGTCAAGTTAATAGAGCTGTAATAGGAAAAATGGCTTTCCAAGAATCTGATACTCCAGGTATATTTAAAGATGTTTCAAAATATGTAGTACAATTAAAACAAGTTCAAGAAATTCCATTATGGATAAAGAATGCATTTTATATTGCTACTACTGGAAGACCAGGTCCAGTTGTAGTAGATATTCCAAGAGACGTACAAATTGACAAATTGGACGATGTACAATGGCCAGAAAAACCTTTAGTAAAAGGATATAAACCATTTAAAACAGAAATAGATCCAATTAAACTAAAGAAAGCAGCAGAAATACTAGTAAATGCAGAAAAACCAATTATTTTGGTAGGAACTGGTGCAGTATGGTCCGGAGCTACTCCCGAAATTCTGAATCTAGCTGAAACATTAATATGTCCAATAACATCTACATTACCAGGTAAATCCGCAATACCTCATGATCATCCTTTATATTTAGGGCCTATGGGCTATTATGGTAGAGCCGAAGCATCTTTAGCAGCACTAGAATCCGACGTAATGGTAGTTATAGGAGCTAAATTAAGCGATAGAACGTTTACTTCATATGACGAAATGGTAGAAACTGGAAAGAAATTCATCATGATAAATATAGATCCAACTGACTCTGAAAGAGCATTTAAAGTAGATGTACCAATGTATGGAGATGCTAAAGTTCTAACTAGAGAATTACTAAATGCGGTAATGAAAGTCGGAACCAAGAAAGATAGATCAGCATGGATGAAGAGAGTAAAAGAACTTAGAGATTATTATTCACAATTCTATTATCCAGACGAGCCAGGTAAAATAAAGCCTTGGAAAGCATTAAAAACAATTAGACAAGCAATACCCAGAGATTCCATAGTAACAACTGGTGTAGGTCAACATCAGATGTGGGCAGAAGTATTCTGGGAGGTATTAGAGCCTAGAACTTTCTTATCTTCTACTGGAATGGGGACAATGGGATTTGGATTACCAGCAGCAATGGGAGCAAAATTAGCTAGACCAGATAAAGTAGTAGTAGATTTAGATGGAGATGGATCGTTCTTAATGACAGGAAATAATTTGGCTACAGCAGTTGATGAGCACATACCTATAATATCAGTAATATTCGATAATAGAAGCTTAGGATTAGTAAGACAAGTACAAGATTTATTCCAAGAAAAAAGAATAGTAGGAGTAGAATATGGTCCATCGCCAGATTTTGTAAAATATGCTGAATCATTTGGCGCATTAGGATTTAATGCAGATAGTTACGAAGAATTAGAAAAAGATATTAAGACTGCGATTAAAGAAAATATTCCAGCAGTAATTAGATTACCTATAGATAGACAAGAATTAGCATTACCCACCTTACCTCCAGGTGGAAAATTAAGACAGGTGATAGTAAGTGACCCAAGAAAAAATAGTTAAAGTAATTGGATATTATAGAGATCCAGGATTCCTAGAGAGAATAATAAGCAACTTCAGAAAACTATGGGTAGATATAGACTGGATGACTGCAAGAAAAATAAACGATGAAGGATTATACGAAGTTTACTTAAGCATAAGAAATGTAAAAAATACTGAATTGGCAATATTAAACTTAAGTAAAACGGTTGATATAGAAAAAGTAGAAGTACTAGAAGACGGAAAGTTAGTTAAATACTATGCTAATGAAAAAGGAGAAATATCAAGTGACGAAAACGAAGGTAATATCAGGATTTTTGTACCCGTATATTCTAAAGTAACTACATATAGTTGGGGTGAAAAAAGTGGTAGCTAAAATATACACAGATCAAGATGCAAATTTAGATAAAATAAAGAATAAAAAAATAGCAGTATTAGGATATGGAAGCCAAGGAAGAGCATGGGCATTAAATCTAAGAGATTCAGGATTAAATGTTACTGTTGGTCTAGAAAGAGAAGGAAACTCTTGGAAACAAGCTGAAAAAGATGGATTTAAGCCAGTTCATACTGAAGAAGCAGTAAAGAATGCCGATATAGTTATTTTCCTAGTACCAGATATGGTCCAAAGATATGTATACTTAGAAAAAGTTAAACCATATTTGAAAGAGGGAATGGATCTAGTATTTGCACATGGATTTAATATTCATTACAGATTAATTGAACCACCTAAGAACGTAGACGTATATATGGTAGCACCAAAAGGTCCAGGTCCAACAGTCAGAGATTTCTATACAAAGGGTGGCGGAGTTCCATCACTAATAGCAGTTCATCAAGATTACTCTGGAGAAGCTAAAGAAAAAGCATTAGCAATAGCAAAAGGAATAGGATCTACGAGAGCTGGTGTAATAGAAACCACTTTTAAAGAGGAAACAGAAACTGATCTATTCGGCGAACAAACTACATTAGTTGGCGGAGTTATGGAATTAATGAGATCAGCTTTTAAGACTCTAGTCGATTTAGGATACCAACCAGAAGTAGCGTATTTCGAAACTATAAATGAAATGAAAATGATAGTTGACATTATATATGACAAAGGGTTTAGCGGAATGCTAAAAGCAGTTTCTGACACAGCAAAGTATGGAGGATTAACATCAGGTAAATATGAAATAAACGAAGACGTTAGAAAAAGAATGTTAGAGATTGCTGAAAAGATAAGATCTGGAAAATTTGCAGAAGAATGGATAGAAGAATACGGTAGAGGAAGCCCAACAATTAAAGAAGGTATGGAAGAAGTAGAAAATAGCTTAGAAGAACAAACTGGTAGAAGATTAAAAGAACTTATTGAAAGAGGAAAACCTAAATCTTAGATTTTTTAATTATTATTGTGAATGAGAGAAAGAGTAAAGCAAGCAGTATAGAAAGACAAGTTCTTTCCCTATTAAGAGATAGGGGATTTGCAGTAATTAGAGCACCAGCAAGCGGAAGTAAAAGAAAAGATCCTATTCCAGATATAGTAGCATTAAAAAATGGAATAATCCTTCTAATAGAAGTTAAAAGTAGAAAAATGAAAAATAAAGTTTATATTGGAAGAGACCAAGCAGAAGGAATCTTAGACTTTGCAAGAAAAAGTGGAGGAGAAATTTTTATAGCTATTAAATTTCCCAAATTCCTTAAATTTGTTAGATTTGAAAAACTAAGAAAAACAAGCTCAGGAAATTATGTAGCAGATGAAGATACTATAAATGAAGGATTAACAATAGACGATCTTACTAGATATGTAGAATCAAAATTTTCAAAAACTTTAGATTCATTCATCTGAATTATCATTATTTGACTCATTACTAGCCCCATTACTAGACTCTCCTAAAGTTATTTTAATCCTTATTCCATGCTTTTTCTCTAATTTTCTTATTTTATTATTTAATCTTCTATTAAATTTACCTATTTCGTTCTTTGGTATTTTGATAATATATTCACCATTTTCATACTTAACATCGGCATCAGGTATACTTTGCATAACAGTCTTAGCTATTTTAGATTCTATAGTGTTAGAAGATGTAGTCCTAGTAGCAGGAACTATCATAGTCTGTTCTCCGAAAACATATATTTCGTATTCTACAGTATCAGTCATAAAATCTTTTATTTCGACAACTGGCCTAGCTAAGTCAGCTTCTTTTAATCCTAGAGGAACTTTTACAGTCATTTCTAAACTATATACTTTCTTTACGCTTCCTTCACTGATGAATATCACAGTATCTAAAATTCCTGGTATAGTACCTAAATCAATCCTACTTAAAAATCTATGAATAGCATCTATTGGAGTAGTAGCGTGAACAACTCCTATCATCCCTATACCTGCAAGTCTTAAATCAATGTATAATCTAAAATCATCATCATTTCTCATTTCATCGTAAACAGTATAATCAGGCCTACTTAATAATAGAATATCGTGAAGTTCGCCTATTTCTGCATAATTTTTAGAGTACTGTGTAATATCAGGAGGTAAATGCATATCTCTTGGTGATTCTATAGTCTTAACAATTTTACCTAGTTGCATGTAATATTCAGCTAAAGCTTGTGCAAAAGTAGTTTTACCCATACCTGGAGATCCTGCGATCAAAATACCTTCAGCTCTGTTTTTCAATCTCTCTATCAATTTATCTGCTAGATTATATTCTTGTAAAGATTTCTTAGTTACGGGTCTAGTAATAGTAACCTCCCATCCATCACTTAATGGTGGTCTAGTAATAACTATTCTATAGTTACCTAATTGAACTATAGTAGAACCTTTTCTTTCTATCTCTATGAACGAGTTTTTGACATATCGTATCGAATTTATGATTTCAGAAACTATATGTTTTATATCTTCAGCAGTAGTAACAGAATTAGATAAGTTAACAAACTGCCAACTACCAGGCTTTCCCTTTTTTGCTTTAGGAATAGTATCCTCCTTTAAGTGAACGCTCATAGTATTCTCATCAAACATCTTTTCAATACTCAACTCTGGTTGACTTGGCTCCAAGTATATAACAGAAATTCCTAAAAATTGAGAAACTTGTTTTTGAATTTCATCTGAAGTCACGATAGTACATCCTTTTTCTTTGCAATATTCTCTAATTGCTTGATCAACATTTGAAGAATATTCTCCAACAAATTCAACACTAAACAAATATCTTTCAGAAACTTCTTTTATTCTCTGAATTTCATCTAAAGCTAATTCTCCTGAAAGTAATCCATCTCTAGTTTCTTTTTCTAGTTCAGACAACAATGATCTATGAATAAGAATATTACCATTTATCACTCCTTTTTCTATATATCTAGAAACACCTTCTAATAATGCAGACTTGTCAACAAGTAGCTCATTATTATTCGACAAAAGTATTTTCCCCACTACGTAAAAAATTGACAATGTACATTAAAAAATTATTTCTTTATTAAAGATATGAAGTATTCATGGACTAATGTAGTTCCAGATAATTCTGGATGAAAAGTAGTAGCTAGTAGATTTCCTTCTTGAACCATGGTATATGTACCATTTAATTCTGATAATACTTTTGAATTCCCCCAAACTTTAGTTATTGCTGGAGCTCTAATGAAAACAACTTTAGCAGTACTACCACCTATCTTACTTAAGTCTATTAATGCCTCAAAACTTTCTCTTTGTCTACCATAATAATTCCTTATAACAGTGATATCCATAGTACCTATTAATGGCTGAGATTTTTTACCAACTTTAGCATCGCTAACATCTTTAGCTAGCATAATTGCACCTGCACAAGTTCCTAATACTGGAAGACCTTCTAAGATTTTATCTTTTAATGGTTCTAATAATCCCATTTTCTGAGCTACTATACCAATAGTAGTGCTTTCTCCTCCTGGAATTATTATACCGTCTACGCTATTTAACTCATTAACCTTCTTAACTGGAACTACGTCGCCATCAATTTTCAAATTAAATAAAGCTCTTTTAGTCTGTAATGCATGCTCTTCAAAACTACCTTGATAAGCTAAAATACCTACTTTCATGTGTCCCTCACTTGCAATAATTCTTCTGGTTTTAATGTCTTAATATCAATACCCATCATTGATTTTTCTTCAGTTATCATTTTTTGTGCTTCTAATACTACTTCTGGATATTCCCATCCAGATACTGAAAGAACTATAGCTTTAGCTCTTTCTGATGGATCTTGACTCTTAAATATTCCTGAACCTACAAACACACCATCTGCTCCTAACCACATCATTAATGCAGCGTCAGCTGGAGTAGTTATTCCACCAGCTGCAAAGTTGACTATTGGTAATCTTTTTATTTTTGTAGTTAATTCTACCAATTCATAAGGAACTTGGTATTCTCTAGCTTTTTTGACTCTATCCTCTTCTGACATACTTGCTAAGGCGTTTATTTCTGAATTTATTATCTTCATATGTTTTACTGCTTCGCTTACGTTTCCAGTTCCTGGCTCACCTTTAGTTCTTATCATTGACGCACCCTCAGTGATTCTCCTTAACGCTTCTCCTAAATTTCTAGCCCCATTAACAAATGGAACCTTAAATTCCCATTTATTTATATGATGTTCTTCGTCAGCTGGTGTTAATACTTCACTTTCGTCTATTGTGTCTACTCCTAAAGCCTCTAGTAATTTTGCCTCATAATAATGACCAATTCTTACTTTTGCCATTATTGGTATTGTTATAGAATTCATTACTTCTTCTATTATCTTAGGATCAGCCATTCTTGCTACTCCGCCTGATTTTCTTACATCATAAGGTAATTTATCTAAAACCATAACTGATGTAGCTCCTGCATCTTCTGCTATACTTGCTTGATTAACGTTAGTAACATCCATTATTACTCCTCCTTTTTGGAATATTGGAAAAGCGTGTTTTACTCTTACAGTACCATTAGCTATATTTGATACTTCTTTTTCTGGTAAATACGAAAGTAAACCAGAATCTTTTAGTATATCTCTAACTTCAGCAAGTTTGTAGAAGAATTCTTCAATTTCGTTGAAGGATAACTCGTATAGCCTCATAATTAAAGAAAAACGTAAAATAACATAAAAAATTTTTATTAAAATGTTGTGGGATGTATTTTCCTTTCGTTTTCAGCTCTAATTTTAACTATACCAAAGTGTATTGCACAATTAATACAATAGCATTTCCTAACGGGATATCTAGGAATTATAGCTCCTTTCTTTTCTAATTCCGCTGCTAATGCAGGTTCTACTGGAGTATACATTCTTGTTACGCATATTGCTTTATCTTCTGGAACTCTAGCTCCACAGTTATCGCATGTTATATATCCAACATGTCCTTTGTCTCCTTTTCTTCTGCCTCTATTCTCTCTTTTTTTAGGCAAATTAGCACCCATTTAAATTCAGACTAATATATCTAATAAGTTTTTGCTATTCTCAGAACATTAGTAGATGGTTTTTTACATACAATACATGGATCATTTGTCTTTTTAGCTTCTATAGGATATCCTAATACTCTTGCAGTAATACTATCTTGAAGTTTTTGCCCGCAAGCTTCATCTCCACACCATGGAACTTCTACAATTCCTCCTTTTTCTTCAATAATTTTTGTTAATTCTTCTTGAGTTTTAGCATAATATATTTTTGAATTAAATTCTTCCCAGGCCTTCTTTTTAAGATCGTTATACATTAAATCTAGCATATTTTTAACTTCTTGCACTATATCATCTTTTTTAACAATTTTAGATGTAAGAGTATCTCTTCTTTTTATCGTAACATTTCCAGAATTATATTCCCTTAAACCTATCTCTAGTCTAATTGGAACACCCTTTAATTCCCATATATAATATTTTTCTCCAGGTGTAATATCTTTGTTATTATCAACTACTGTTTCTATTCCACTATCATTAAGCAATTTAGCTAAGCTATTGCAATAATCTTCTATTTTCTTTCTATCATCGTCATTTTTTACTGGTATAGGTATTATTACAACTTTTATTGGAGCTATTGAGGGAGATAAGACTGGTCCATGATCATCACCATTTATTGCTATGGATACAGCAATTGCCCTATCTGAAATACCATAACTAGTCTGATAAGGATAATCCAAACTTCCATCAGCTTTCTGAATTTTATAATCTAAAGCTTTAGAAAAATGCTGTCCAAGATGATGAACAGTACCTATTTGCAAAGCTTTGCCATCTGGCATTAACGTGTCAAAAGCATACGTATGTTCTGCTCCAGCAAACCTATCCCATTTTGGTCTTTCAGAAAGCAGATAAGGAATACCTAAAATATCAAAGAACTTTTTATATATTTCTATAGCCTCATTAACTTGACGTTGAGCATCTTCATAAGTCTCATGTAATGTGTGAGCTTCTTTGAACGTTGTAACTTCTCTTAATCTTATCATAGGTCTGGTAGCTTTTGTTTCATACCTAAAAATACTTACTATTTGATAGAATTTTTTTGGAAGTTGTTTGTAACTTTGAATCCATAATGACTCCATATAGGTAATTGCAACTTCAGAAGTAGGCCTTAATGCTAATTTTACATCTAAATCTTCCTCTCCCCCTTTAGTTACCCAATAAACTTCTCCTTCAAATCCTTTTATATGTTCACTTTCTCTCTTTAGTAAATCTTCTGGTATGAGCATAGGAAATAAAACTTCTTCATGGCCAGTATTATCGAGTAATCTTCTTATAGTATTTATTATATTTTGTCTAATTTTGAATCCATATGGCCTCCAAACTCCCATCCCCTTTACAGGATATCTTCCATAATCGTAAAATTCTCCTTCAGATAGAACTCTATCGAACCATTCACTAAAATTCGACTTCCATTTTTCTCTTGGAATTTGCATAGCAAAAGAAAATAGGTTGAGATAAAAAATTTTTATATCTTATTTACACGTGGGCAAAGAGCATTAATACCGCAAATACTAAACCATATACTACTATTCCTTCTCCAATAGCTACGAATATTAATATCGTACCGAACATATCTCTTCTTTCAGTTAATACACCTACACCAGCTGCAGCTGCCATACCAACTGCTACACCAGCACCTATTGCTGCTAATCCTATAGCTAATCCTGCTCCTATATTTACTCCTTCAAATCCTGCTCCTGTAGAATATGGTGATGTAGCTGCAGATGTTACTAAACCTACTACTAAAGGTAGAAGAAGGAATAGATAGTTTATCCTTTTCATATCTTAATCCACCACATATTACTTTGATAGTTCCTTTAAAGCCTTTCTCTTTATATTATCAAGCTCATTCTTCTTATTTTCAAGAATTTTTTGGTATTCTTTATCTAAAGCTTCTAAAGCATCGGCTTTTTGTTTATCTAATACAGTTTTTATCATTTTTATATATTTTTCAGCCTCCACTTAACCTCCTCCTCTGTAATATTCTTCTAGTTGTTTTAAGTCTTACGAATTCTTCTCTATTTTTATCATCTAAAACCGATTTAATATATTTTACAGAAGATGTATAAAAAGGAAGTATAGATGTGTCTATTGCATTTATTATCCTCTGTGTTTTTCTTAGCTCATTAGCTAATGATCTTATAGTAGACTCTAATTCAACTAGCTGTATTACCTTAACTAAAGCTTCTCTAATTTTATCATATGCTTCGGAAAGATATGGTGAAGTTTCTACTTCACCAAAAGGCTTCTCTGGAATACTCTTCTCATCTATATTAATTACTGGTATCTTAACTCCAAAAATAACTTTAATTATGTTATCTACTTTTAATGTTTTAGCTTGGCTATCTGCCATCAATTCTATATTACTAAGACCTTCATCTGCAACTGCTTGCAAAAAACTATCATATGCATCTTTTAACGCTTTATTAACTTCTCCATACAATTTTTCATATTCTGCTGCATATGTACGTAAATAAAGTAATAAAACTTCTCTTTTATTTTCCAATAATCTTTTTATATTCCTTATAACTTTTAACTCTGATTTAAATTTTATTAAATTAATTTTTGTTGGTAATACTTTATTTGAACTCATTTAGTACCACTTTTATGAAGATATTTCTGTATATATGCAGACTTTATGTTGGTTAGCTCACTTTCTGGTAATATAGATAAAACTTCCCAGCCTATATCTAATGTTTTCTCAACATCTCTATTTTCATTTACTCCTTGGTTAAGGAATTTTCTTTCAAATGCTTCGCCGAACAATAAGTACTTTTTATCAACATCTGACAAACTATCTTCGCCTATTATTGCAGCTAATCCTCTAGTATCTATTGCTCTAGCATACGAAGCGAATAATTGATTCATAACATTGCTGTGATCCTCTCTTGTTTTTCCTTCGCCTATTCCATCTTTTCCTAATCTTGAAAGACTTAGTAGAACATTTATTGGTGGATATATTCCCTTATTATATAAAGACCTATCTAACGTGATTTGGCCTTCCGTAATATATCCAGTTAAATCAGGTATTGGATGAGTCATATCATCATTAGGCATTGTCAATATAGGCATTTGAGTTATAGATCCTTTCTTTCCTTTTACTTTTCCAGCTCTTTCATAGATAGTAGCTAAATCAGTATACATGTATCCAGGATATCCTCCTCTGCCTGGAACTTCTTCTTTTGATGCACTAATTTCTCTTAATGATTCACAGTAGTTTGTCATATCTATAAGGATAGCCAATACATGCATATCCTTTTCAAAAGCTAAATATTCGGCTAAAGTTAATGCTGTTTTAGGTGTCAATATCTTAACTACTGGAGGTTCATTAGCCAACGTCATGAACATCGCTACTCTATTTATTGCTCCAGTTTCTTCAAAGAATTTTCTAAAGAATAATGCTTCATCATATCTTATTCCTATAGCTCCAAAAACTACCGCAAAATTACTTTCTTCTCCTCTTACTGTAGCTTGCTTAGCTATCTGTGCGGCTAGAGTATTAGCGGGTAAACCGCTTCCACTAAATATCGGTAATTTTTGACCCCTAACTAATGGATTAAGACCATCTATTGCTGAAATACCTGTTTGAATAAATTCTTCTGGATAATCTCTAACTGCTGGATTTATAGGATTGCCATTTATATCCCTCTTTTCTCCAGAAATTATAGGTGAACCGTTATCTAATGGTTCACCTAATGGATTGAATACTCTACCCAACATTTCATCTGATATCTTTACCTCTAATCCTCTTCCTAAGAATTTCACAGTAGTTCCTGTAGGAGATATTCCAGTTGTACCTTCAAATACCTGAACTATGCTTATTCCCATTTGAGAATCTACAACCATTCCTCTTCTTTTTTCACCATTTTCCATCTCAATTTCTACTAATTCATTATAAGCTGCATCAGTAATGCCTTGAACAACTAGCAAAGGACCTTTAATCATGGAAATATTAGAGTATTCTCTTACATTTAATACGGGTTCCATTTTTATGCACCAACTTGCTTTGCTAATTCTTCGAATTGATTCTTTAATACTTTTTCTAACTCGTCGTATTTTTGTAGCTCATCATTTTTAATTGTAGCTTTAGATCTTATAATATCTGATGTAACTTTTATACTATCTGAAATTTTCTTAATTGGAACTCCTTTTTGAACCAAATCACTAGCTAACTGATTATATAATGCTATGAGTTTCATAATTCTAAATTGTTTTTGCGGAGAGGAGAAAGCATCTATATCATCAAATGCATTTTGTTTTAAGAATGCTTCTTTGATTAATCTTGCAACTTCGAGGACTAATTTATCTTTTTCTGCTAAAGATTCTGGACCTACTAATCTTACTATTTGCTTTAGTTCATCTTCTCTAATTAGAGTCTTTACCATTAGTTCCCTTATATCCTTCCATGAGGGATCCACATTAGTTGCCCACCATTTAGCTACTAAATCGACATAAGCTGAGAATCCCTGTAACCAATTTATTGCTGGGAAGTGTCTAGCATGAGCTAGTGAAACATCTAATGGCCAGAATACTCTTACAAATCTTAAAGTATTGCTAGTTACTGGTTCTGTAAAATCTCCACCTGGAGGAGAGACTGCAGAAGCTAACGTCACAGATCCCAATCTTTCTTGGCTCCCTAATGTTATCACTCTCCCAGCTCTTTCGTAGTATTCTGCTAATCTTGATGGAAGATAACTTGGGAATCCTTCTTCTGCTGGCATTTCTTCCATTCTTCCTCCTAAATCTCTTAAAGCCTCAGCCCATCTCGTAGTAGAATCTGCTACTACTAATACGTCGTAACCTTGGTCTCTAAAGTACTCACCTAAGGTCACACCAAAATAAATACTAGCTTCTCTAGCAGCTACTGGCATGTTACTAGTATTAGCTACTAGTATTGTTCTATCTAATAATGGCTTACCAGTCCAAGGATCCTTTAATGTTGGAAACTGTCTTAACTCATCTGTCATTTCATTTCCTCTTTCTCCACAACCTACATATATTACGATTTTTGCAGAACTCCATTTTGCTAGACTTTGCAAAGTTACAGTTTTTCCTGAACCGAATGGACCAGGAATAGCAGCTGTTCCACCTTTAGCTAAAGGAAATATTGTATCTAAAACTCTTACTCCAGTTAATAATGGCTCTGAAGGTTCTAGTTTGTCTTTAAAAGGTCTTGGGAATCTTACTGGCCACTTTTGTAGC
This genomic window from Acidianus manzaensis contains:
- the hjc gene encoding Holliday junction resolvase Hjc; this translates as MNERKSKASSIERQVLSLLRDRGFAVIRAPASGSKRKDPIPDIVALKNGIILLIEVKSRKMKNKVYIGRDQAEGILDFARKSGGEIFIAIKFPKFLKFVRFEKLRKTSSGNYVADEDTINEGLTIDDLTRYVESKFSKTLDSFI
- a CDS encoding PINc/VapC family ATPase; translation: MSNNNELLVDKSALLEGVSRYIEKGVINGNILIHRSLLSELEKETRDGLLSGELALDEIQRIKEVSERYLFSVEFVGEYSSNVDQAIREYCKEKGCTIVTSDEIQKQVSQFLGISVIYLEPSQPELSIEKMFDENTMSVHLKEDTIPKAKKGKPGSWQFVNLSNSVTTAEDIKHIVSEIINSIRYVKNSFIEIERKGSTIVQLGNYRIVITRPPLSDGWEVTITRPVTKKSLQEYNLADKLIERLKNRAEGILIAGSPGMGKTTFAQALAEYYMQLGKIVKTIESPRDMHLPPDITQYSKNYAEIGELHDILLLSRPDYTVYDEMRNDDDFRLYIDLRLAGIGMIGVVHATTPIDAIHRFLSRIDLGTIPGILDTVIFISEGSVKKVYSLEMTVKVPLGLKEADLARPVVEIKDFMTDTVEYEIYVFGEQTMIVPATRTTSSNTIESKIAKTVMQSIPDADVKYENGEYIIKIPKNEIGKFNRRLNNKIRKLEKKHGIRIKITLGESSNGASNESNNDNSDE
- a CDS encoding magnesium-dependent phosphatase-1, which gives rise to MKIKLVIFDADKTLWDHYNISEFQDPIKIINENEIEDYKGRKLKVFPEVRNTLHELKDKGIILGLATWNFPDKTEKILKILNLYNYFDIIISRDFPYKFIMISEIYNELRKKGIKVKPEEIMFIDDRRSHFGNVWLYLGNINCIEMWKDIKNHKEILFLIE
- a CDS encoding acetolactate synthase large subunit, whose amino-acid sequence is MPNGARIIVEALKREGVKTIFGIPGLYNMPFYDELYYEIENQEIRHVLMRHEQAAAHAADGFARVTGFPGVVTATSGPGATNLVTGFITAYWDSSPIVAITGQVNRAVIGKMAFQESDTPGIFKDVSKYVVQLKQVQEIPLWIKNAFYIATTGRPGPVVVDIPRDVQIDKLDDVQWPEKPLVKGYKPFKTEIDPIKLKKAAEILVNAEKPIILVGTGAVWSGATPEILNLAETLICPITSTLPGKSAIPHDHPLYLGPMGYYGRAEASLAALESDVMVVIGAKLSDRTFTSYDEMVETGKKFIMINIDPTDSERAFKVDVPMYGDAKVLTRELLNAVMKVGTKKDRSAWMKRVKELRDYYSQFYYPDEPGKIKPWKALKTIRQAIPRDSIVTTGVGQHQMWAEVFWEVLEPRTFLSSTGMGTMGFGLPAAMGAKLARPDKVVVDLDGDGSFLMTGNNLATAVDEHIPIISVIFDNRSLGLVRQVQDLFQEKRIVGVEYGPSPDFVKYAESFGALGFNADSYEELEKDIKTAIKENIPAVIRLPIDRQELALPTLPPGGKLRQVIVSDPRKNS
- the pdxT gene encoding pyridoxal 5'-phosphate synthase glutaminase subunit PdxT produces the protein MKVGILAYQGSFEEHALQTKRALFNLKIDGDVVPVKKVNELNSVDGIIIPGGESTTIGIVAQKMGLLEPLKDKILEGLPVLGTCAGAIMLAKDVSDAKVGKKSQPLIGTMDITVIRNYYGRQRESFEALIDLSKIGGSTAKVVFIRAPAITKVWGNSKVLSELNGTYTMVQEGNLLATTFHPELSGTTLVHEYFISLIKK
- a CDS encoding ACT domain-containing protein, giving the protein MTQEKIVKVIGYYRDPGFLERIISNFRKLWVDIDWMTARKINDEGLYEVYLSIRNVKNTELAILNLSKTVDIEKVEVLEDGKLVKYYANEKGEISSDENEGNIRIFVPVYSKVTTYSWGEKSGS
- the ilvC gene encoding ketol-acid reductoisomerase, giving the protein MKKVVAKIYTDQDANLDKIKNKKIAVLGYGSQGRAWALNLRDSGLNVTVGLEREGNSWKQAEKDGFKPVHTEEAVKNADIVIFLVPDMVQRYVYLEKVKPYLKEGMDLVFAHGFNIHYRLIEPPKNVDVYMVAPKGPGPTVRDFYTKGGGVPSLIAVHQDYSGEAKEKALAIAKGIGSTRAGVIETTFKEETETDLFGEQTTLVGGVMELMRSAFKTLVDLGYQPEVAYFETINEMKMIVDIIYDKGFSGMLKAVSDTAKYGGLTSGKYEINEDVRKRMLEIAEKIRSGKFAEEWIEEYGRGSPTIKEGMEEVENSLEEQTGRRLKELIERGKPKS